One Microcoleus sp. FACHB-831 DNA window includes the following coding sequences:
- a CDS encoding polysaccharide biosynthesis tyrosine autokinase, with translation MESRESIDLDFSRYLLTIKRRWLPAVTIFTITVTSAVFATRFLKQSYQAEGKLLFKVDRTSVLTGVGGGTEELRPLVSTQNPLSTEIEVVYSKPLLQNTIDAIGLKNKKNQPVTPEDIKRKLTVKIIGGTDVLRIAYESSTAEEAATVVNKVMSLYIQKNILTNRAEAAAAREFIAQQLPKTEAAVRKVEASLREFKEKNNVVSLPEEAKTAVAAIAALDSQITTLRAQLQETVARSAALGNTVGLSAQEAIAVSALSQSPAVQGVLKELQAVETQLANQRSIYREESPTIASLKDKETILKVLLQQQIQQVVGSQIQIPERLLQIGDLKQNLIKDFLAAEVQRLSLAKQLASLSSSQTAYQKRVNILPKLEQDQRDLERKLEAAQSTYATLLKKMQEAQVAENQNTGNARIIEDATVPEKPESGSKAKIIALGVLLGALFSTTTILLLEISDKSIKTLKEVRQLFGYPLIGIIPSFGKKIASRSRKAKTTTIEIPVVDAPYSLVSEIYRMIQANLKSLSSDKQLKIIVVTSSVPKEGKSTVSANLAAAMAQLGRRILLIDADMRHPCQHHVWKLSNALGLSDVLGGGTKSWTAVCEVMDNLDVLPAGVMPPHPLALLDSTCMVSLIKDFSDKYDFVIIDAPALMIAADALTLGQITDGILLVARPGVIDSASLISAKEMINPSAQNILGLVVNGVMEKSKFK, from the coding sequence ATGGAATCTAGAGAATCTATAGATTTAGATTTTAGCCGCTACTTGCTTACCATAAAACGTCGCTGGCTACCTGCTGTAACTATTTTTACAATTACCGTTACCAGTGCTGTCTTTGCTACACGCTTTTTAAAGCAATCGTATCAAGCTGAAGGAAAACTATTGTTCAAGGTAGATCGAACCTCTGTCCTAACAGGAGTAGGAGGAGGAACAGAAGAGTTAAGGCCTCTTGTATCTACCCAAAATCCTCTGAGTACAGAAATAGAGGTTGTTTATTCCAAACCGCTCTTGCAGAATACAATTGACGCAATAGGTCTCAAAAATAAAAAGAATCAACCCGTCACCCCTGAAGACATCAAACGAAAGCTAACGGTAAAAATTATTGGCGGCACGGATGTGTTGCGAATTGCCTATGAAAGCAGCACAGCCGAAGAAGCGGCGACCGTAGTTAACAAAGTTATGAGTCTTTACATACAAAAAAATATTCTCACTAACCGGGCTGAGGCGGCGGCGGCGAGGGAATTTATTGCCCAGCAGCTTCCTAAAACTGAGGCGGCGGTTCGTAAAGTAGAAGCATCTTTAAGAGAATTTAAGGAGAAAAATAACGTCGTATCGCTACCAGAGGAAGCAAAAACAGCAGTCGCGGCGATCGCGGCTTTAGACAGCCAGATTACTACTCTTCGCGCTCAACTTCAGGAAACAGTGGCCCGAAGCGCTGCGCTGGGCAACACGGTAGGTCTAAGCGCCCAAGAGGCGATCGCTGTAAGCGCTCTCAGTCAGTCGCCTGCGGTGCAGGGGGTTCTCAAAGAACTTCAAGCTGTAGAGACACAGTTAGCCAATCAGCGAAGCATTTATCGCGAGGAATCGCCCACGATTGCCAGCCTCAAGGATAAGGAAACGATTCTAAAAGTTCTTCTACAACAGCAAATACAGCAGGTTGTTGGCTCTCAGATACAAATTCCCGAACGGCTGTTGCAGATTGGAGACCTCAAACAAAACCTTATCAAAGATTTTCTAGCAGCAGAAGTACAACGCCTTAGTTTAGCTAAACAACTGGCTTCTCTGTCTAGTTCCCAAACTGCCTACCAAAAACGAGTTAATATCCTACCCAAATTAGAACAGGATCAGCGGGATTTAGAACGGAAGCTGGAAGCAGCTCAATCTACCTATGCCACCCTGTTGAAAAAAATGCAAGAAGCACAGGTAGCGGAAAACCAAAATACAGGTAATGCCCGGATTATTGAGGATGCTACAGTTCCTGAAAAGCCGGAATCAGGCTCGAAAGCTAAGATAATCGCTCTAGGGGTACTGTTAGGAGCGCTATTTTCCACGACTACTATCTTACTTTTAGAAATTAGCGATAAATCTATCAAAACCCTAAAGGAAGTTAGGCAACTATTTGGTTATCCTTTAATTGGAATTATTCCCTCTTTTGGAAAGAAGATTGCTTCCCGCAGTCGCAAAGCAAAAACGACTACTATAGAAATTCCTGTCGTAGATGCCCCTTACTCTTTAGTTAGTGAAATATACCGGATGATTCAAGCAAATCTGAAGTCTCTTAGTTCAGATAAGCAGTTAAAAATTATTGTAGTAACTAGCTCAGTTCCTAAAGAGGGTAAGTCTACTGTTTCAGCTAATTTGGCAGCAGCTATGGCTCAGCTGGGGCGTAGAATCTTGCTAATTGATGCAGATATGCGCCACCCTTGTCAGCATCATGTTTGGAAACTTAGTAATGCATTAGGTTTGAGCGATGTTCTAGGCGGTGGGACTAAATCCTGGACTGCGGTATGTGAAGTCATGGATAATCTAGATGTCCTTCCCGCTGGGGTAATGCCTCCCCATCCACTAGCTCTCCTAGACTCTACGTGCATGGTTTCACTCATTAAGGATTTTTCAGATAAATATGATTTTGTGATTATTGATGCACCTGCTTTGATGATTGCAGCAGATGCTCTGACATTGGGGCAAATTACTGATGGCATTTTGTTAGTGGCTCGACCTGGAGTTATTGATTCTGCTAGTCTTATTTCTGCTAAAGAAATGATAAATCCCTCTGCCCAGAATATCTTAGGTCTGGTAGTCAATGGCGTAATGGAAAAAAGTAAATTTAAATAA